The Planktothrix tepida PCC 9214 genome has a segment encoding these proteins:
- a CDS encoding protein kinase domain-containing protein, whose amino-acid sequence MSYKTGDVIGKYTVSRDFDSTNGGQCQWGFAKAGAEEVFIKKFLSPVYPGNSAPGSEKGKQKRRDQCEVFEKKQLAIMKALSACGDGGLVVRTIDFFQHGDDHGSHYFKVSQKVDTSSLSNKVHELEMKKRLFVMLTAAGALKILHGSRIIHLDLKPDNILIQEWENRLIAKIIDFDNSILEGEPTTPEFLVGDQVYYSPEFAEYINTEGKTPAPNQKSDIFSLGLIFCQYWTGSLPTFPKRYQYAYQTVSSGQELTLPECLNLEMPPQSRINISKGLTRSTPSKSYSNPTHHKIKLLIEKMLVLKPENRLSIVEVHKILRHLYHYDTLPTENIDKSTLSSDKTARSGSRVNKNMRKS is encoded by the coding sequence ATGTCTTACAAAACAGGCGATGTTATTGGTAAATATACCGTCAGTCGTGATTTTGACAGCACTAATGGCGGTCAGTGTCAATGGGGATTTGCAAAAGCGGGAGCAGAGGAGGTTTTTATTAAAAAATTCTTAAGTCCTGTTTATCCAGGTAACTCTGCACCAGGAAGTGAGAAAGGGAAACAAAAAAGACGAGATCAATGTGAAGTTTTTGAAAAAAAACAGTTAGCTATTATGAAAGCTCTTTCTGCTTGTGGTGATGGGGGGTTAGTTGTCAGGACAATAGACTTCTTTCAACATGGTGATGACCATGGAAGTCATTATTTTAAAGTTTCTCAAAAAGTTGATACTAGCTCCTTATCTAATAAAGTCCATGAGTTAGAAATGAAAAAACGGCTGTTTGTGATGTTAACAGCAGCAGGAGCTTTAAAGATTCTTCATGGGAGTAGAATTATTCACCTAGATCTCAAACCTGATAATATTCTGATTCAAGAATGGGAAAATCGTTTAATCGCTAAGATTATTGATTTTGATAATAGTATATTAGAAGGAGAACCCACAACACCCGAATTTTTGGTCGGAGATCAAGTCTACTATTCACCAGAGTTTGCTGAATATATTAATACAGAAGGTAAAACCCCAGCACCCAATCAAAAATCCGATATTTTTTCCCTGGGTTTAATCTTTTGTCAATACTGGACAGGTTCACTCCCGACTTTTCCCAAGCGTTATCAATACGCTTATCAAACAGTTTCTAGTGGTCAAGAATTAACACTTCCTGAGTGTTTAAACCTTGAAATGCCTCCACAAAGCCGTATCAATATTAGCAAAGGTTTGACCCGGAGTACCCCAAGTAAAAGCTATTCTAATCCCACACATCATAAAATTAAACTATTAATTGAAAAAATGTTAGTTTTAAAGCCAGAAAATCGCCTATCTATTGTAGAAGTTCATAAGATTTTACGACATCTTTATCATTATGATACGTTGCCAACAGAAAATATAGATAAGTCAACTTTATCTAGTGATAAAACAGCAAGGAGTGGTTCACGAGTTAATAAAAACATGAGAAAATCTTAA